The Populus nigra chromosome 14, ddPopNigr1.1, whole genome shotgun sequence genome has a segment encoding these proteins:
- the LOC133672530 gene encoding salicylic acid-binding protein 2-like, with product MGDSNNQATHFVLIHGIASGAWAWYKVRTMLEAAGHSVTALDMSASGVNTKTLEEVVTFDQYNEPLIEFMASLAENEKVVLVGHSLGGLNVAFAMEKFPEKISLAVFVTAFLPDTEHRPSYMLEKFIENSPAVADGWQSVVSSTTGDEAFMRSTAFNLASPEDLSLQTLLQRSGSLFLESLAKANKFTKEKFGSVVRDYVVCTQDLLVVPSLQRFMIEHNEVKEVMEIPADHMAIVSRPKELCQCLLEFARKHA from the exons atgggAGATAGCAACAATCAAGCAACGCATTTTGTTTTGATCCATGGTATAGCTTCAGGAGCTTGGGCATGGTACAAGGTGAGGACAATGCTAGAGGCAGCTGGCCACTCTGTCACAGCCCTTGACATGAGTGCATCAGGGGTGAACACAAAAACACTGGAAGAAGTTGTTACTTTTGATCAGTATAATGAGCCCTTGATCGAGTTCATGGCCAGCTTAGCTGAAAATGAAAAGGTTGTATTGGTGGGTCATAGTCTAGGTGGCTTAAACGTGGCTTTTGCTATGGAGAAGTTCCCAGAGAAGATTTCTCTAGCTGTTTTTGTTACAGCATTCTTGCCTGATACCGAGCACCGGCCATCGTATATGTTAGAGAAG TTTATTGAAAATAGCCCAGCCGTGGCAGACGGGTGGCAGAGTGTAGTGTCTTCAACCACGGGAGATGAGGCATTCATGAGGTCCACTGCTTTTAACCTTGCCTCCCCTGAG GATCTCAGTCTCCAAACGCTTTTACAGAGATCAGGATCATTGTTTCTTGAAAGTCTGGCCAAGGCAAACAAGTTCACGAAGGAGAAATTTGGATCGGTTGTGCGAGATTATGTTGTTTGTACTCAAGATTTATTGGTGGTTCCGTCATTGCAGCGCTTCATGATTGAACACAACGAGGTTAAGGAAGTGATGGAGATTCCAGCAGATCATATGGCAATTGTTTCTAGGCCTAAAGAACTCTGTCAATGTCTTCTGGAGTTTGCACGCAAGCATGCATAG